One window of Trichoderma breve strain T069 chromosome 3, whole genome shotgun sequence genomic DNA carries:
- a CDS encoding nucleoporin or nuclear pore complex subunit codes for MSFGFNASANAMGGGAGGVNAGPDLETIQTEALGFLSIAGDAKVRLTSAWETLPTATSSLLSVASKRGLVAAAGPDQLIIATTESIRKAFENPKDGDSDIRGFEPQLKIPMPMRVSQLVFTADENYLVLSAESGGGLAVYQVQSLLQGSSNSAFELSTNGEALRSLAPNPTIPELCAIVTNNGNLHMANLQERKISNALKNQVSCISWSSKGKQLCAGLADGTIHQMTPEGEGKADIPNPPNVANCHVSSLTWLENNLWLSIHSTSDSPPSSIYHIITRQPPSSFTYQKLTDPVQPFGSDKVPHHSILRLRDFPPDLQDLLIVSSTASTDVGLLTRSKSALTTDLPAESITNVFTTTELLDDSKRPTLPMTDSADDSTPIGVALDLSSKDKIYKPIPSDEELEESPTPLPGFWILTHEGVLCSWWIIYTDSIKRAVPYPGLTAIQGDAGSVPAPAASSASPFSSNAGPSPFSSSSAAAPAFGSSAQLGQKASPWGTGAAAAAAPAFGQSGFASFANKSAQSPSSGGFASFSSQGGFASLAGNNSSNTGGSVFGSGGTLAGAGSAFGSTSTDTAFPSKPAGSVFGSQEKPSGGNDKAPAASGSSMFGSTFGSALNDAATKAPDSAVSAKDEDMDTASQGTSSFGAPSSTTPAASTTSTTSLFGGKTATPQSGSGLFGSGSTFGSASKPPVTSSGLFGSATKPAEDESKTPTPKVANPFATPLPPDTTSKSSYLIGESSDSSVTSTTSSSFGSTATSKPSNPFATGLSGTDKNAAAKDTGASKSSSFIKVSKPSDEPPTVVEDAPLPPDPVKSNFFSKPSNAAPPAAFGLPTSAPKTRPSVTSAPALPSDGEAESDLDEEASEGSGVDVARDLSPTAMGLGTPKGPFNGFAEPPRADRGRSQQLFGEVGRSTPTIAQPDAIPRSPSPVRGGAPNRALIPDITRSASAPGVAPQFSAPKKSQLVASATAGKDKTAADDAFIAQSRKLRERQQAEESRVLIDEEDEEVQRVLASEIEGTLELDEFIAHSNVAPPAQESIPAQVEAVYRDINSMIDTLGLNARSVMAFIKGHTDGGVPDGRSPDDLDHPDDWVLCEIGDLGEILEVELSGDLEDGRVQDLTEQLEACQELAKDMHRLRAKQEDLKRVIMARVDPNQAEAARSLPLSAEQQTQQNELRREYTNFSKLLAEAEEALTLLKTRIASLSSASGRGTTNVPTVEAVMKTITKMTSMVEKRSGDIDVLETQLRRMRLETPSREESPSFRTPQSRRSILLSPDATPARSMRQSLSSSVMSLGTPVKTSTPRKKASGYSRDEKGDLMDKKAKRQAILGRLKDNVQKKGVSVWNMEDIE; via the exons ATGTCTTTTGGCTTCAACGCTTCGGCCAACGCCATGGGCGGAGGCGCGGGAGGTGTAAATGCAGGGCCTGATCTGGAGACCATCCAGACAGAG GCCCTCGGTTTCCTATCCATCGCTGGTGATGCCAAGGTTCGCCTCACATCTGCTTGGGAGACACTACCGACTGCTACATCCTCGCTGCTCAGCGTTGCCTCAAAGAGAGGTCtcgttgctgccgctggtcCTGATCAGCTGATCATCGCCACGACCGAATCGATTCGAAAAGCTTTCGAGAATCCTAAAGATGGCGATTCCGACATTCGCGGCTTTGAACCCCAGCTCAAGATCCCTATGCCCATGCGGGTTTCGCAACTCGTCTTTACCGCCGACGAGAATTACCTGGTGCTCTCTGCAGAATCCGGTGGTGGCCTTGCTGTTTATCAAGTACAAAGTCTTCTCCAGGGGTCTTCAAATTCCGCGTTTGAGCTCTCTACCAATGGGGAAGCCCTTAGGTCGTTGGCACCAAACCCAACAATTCCAGAGCTTTGTGCCATTGTCACAAACAACGGCAACCTCCACATGGCAAATctccaagaaagaaaaataagcaATGCACTCAAGAACCAAGTCAGCTGTATTAGTTGGAGTTCAAAGGGCAAGCAGCTTTGTGCTGGATTAGCGGATGGCACCATTCACCAAATGACGcctgagggagagggaaaagctgACATCCCCAACCCTCCCAATGTGGCCAACTGCCATG TATCATCACTTACATGGCTTGAGAACAACCTCTGGCTCTCCATCCACTCAACTAGTGACtcgcctccttcttccatttaTCACATCATTACGCGCCAACCGCCTTCATCATTCACATACCAAAAACTCACGGACCCTGTTCAGCCTTTTGGATCAGACAAGGTCCCCCACCATTCTATACTACGATTGCGAGACTTCCCCCCTGATCTGCAGGATCTCCTTATCGTCTCGTCCACTGCATCGACTGATGTTGGCCTACTGACCCGGTCTAAAAGTGCGCTGACAACCGATTTACCTGCCGAGTCCATCACAAATGTCTTCACTACTACCGAGTTGCTTGATGACTCTAAACGACCAACACTTCCGATGACTGACTCCGCGGACGATTCTACACCCATTGGAGTTGCTCTTGATCTGTCCAGCAAGGATAAAATTTACAAGCCTATCCCATCAGACGAAGAACTCGAAGAATCGCCTACTCCCTTGCCAGGATTCTGGATTCTCACCCATGAAGGTGTGCTCTGCTCATGGTGGATCATATATACCGACTCAATTAAGAGAGCCGTGCCCTATCCAGGGCTGACGGCAATCCAGGGAGATGCGGGATCTGTGCCAGCACCTGCCGCGTCTTCGGCATCACCCTTTTCCAGTAACGCAGGGCcatcccccttttcttcatcaagcgCAGCTGCTCCTGCTTTTGGGTCTTCGGCGCAGCTTGGCCAAAAGGCGTCACCTTGGG GAacgggagcagcagcagcggccgctCCAGCATTTGGCCAGTCGGGCTTTGCTAGTTTCGCAAACAAGAGCGCTCAAAGCCC TTCTTCTGGAGGATTCGCTTCGTTTTCTTCTCAGGGTGGCTTTGCTTCCCTTGCCGGCAACAATAGCAGCAATACTGGGGGTAGTGTCTTTGGTAGTGGCGGCACTctggctggagctgggagtGCTTTTGGATCCACCTCAACAGACACAGCCTTTCCGTCAAAGCCCGCTGGCAGTGTCTTTGGCAGCCAAGAGAAGCCGTCTG GAGGCAATGACAAAGCACCGGCAGCTTCTGGGTCGTCAATGTTTGGATCTACTTTTGGATCTGCTCTCAACGACGCTGCAACTAAGGCTCCTGACTCTGCAGTATCTGCCAAGGATGAAGATATGGATACCG CATCACAAGGAACGTCAAGCTTTGGTGccccttcttcaacaacccCTGCTGCCTCAACCACTAGCACGACTTCACTTTTTGGCGGCAAGACAGCCACTCCTCAAA GTGGCTCTGGTTTATTTGGGTCTGGGTCAACATTTGGAAGCGCTTCGAAACCACCCGTTACATCCTCTGGACTTTTTGGCTCCGCTACTAAACCAGCCGAAGACGAGTCCAAGACGCCCACACCCAAGGTTGCCAATCCCTTTGCCAcacctcttcctcccgaTACAACCAGCAAGTCGTCATATCTCATTGGCGAGTCATCTGACTCGTCTGTAACGTCTACCACATCTAGCTCATTCGGTAGTACCGCTACCTCTAAACCGAGCAATCCTTTTGCTACAGGCCTGAGTGGGACCGATAAGAATGCGGCTGCCAAGGATACAGGCGCATCAAAATCATCTAGCTTTATCAAAGTTTCGAAGCCTTCTGATGAGCCGCCAACGGTCGTTGAGGATGCTCCTCTACCTCCCGATCCAGTCAAGTCAAACTTCTTTTCCAAACCCAGCAATGCCGCTCCACCAGCCGCATTCGGGCTTCCTACTTCTGCGCCCAAGACTCGACCGAGCGTAACTTCTGCTCCGGCGCTCCCCTCTGatggagaggcagagagtGATTTGGACGAGGAAGCTTCCGAGGGCAGCGGTGTGGATGTGGCTAGAGATCTTAGTCCCACAGCCATGGGATTGGGTACGCCAAAGGGCCCTTTCAACGGCTTTGCAGAACCCCCCAGAGCTGATCGGGGTCGCTCACAACAGCTTTTTGGAGAGGTCGGCCGAAGCACACCCACGATCGCCCAGCCAGACGCGATTCCTCGATCGCCCAGCCCCGTGCGAGGTGGAGCGCCAAATCGTGCTCTCATACCGGATATCACTAGATCCGCCAGTGCACCAGGCGTAGCTCCTCAGTTCTCGGCTCCCAAAAAGTCGCAGCTCGTTGCATCAGCTACTGCTGGTAAAGACAAAACAGCTGCTGATGACGCATTCATAGCTCAGTCTAGAAAACTGAGAGAACGACAGCAAGCCGAAGAAAGCCGGGTGTTGatcgatgaagaggatgaggaggtGCAAAGGGTCCTCGCCTCTGAAATTGAGGGCACtctggagctggatgaaTTTATTGCTCACTCCAACGTTGCACCGCCGGCCCAAGAGAGCATTCCTGCTCAAGTTGAAGCTGTTTATAGGGACATCAACTCAATGATTGACACTCTTGGACTCAACGCTCGCTCCGTGATGGCCTTCATAAAGGGTCATACGGACGGCGGTGTTCCTGACGGCCGGAGCCCTGACGATCTCGATCATCCAGACGATTGGGTTCTATGCGAGATTGGCGACTTGGGAGAGATTCTCGAAGTTGAACTTTCTGGTGACTTGGAGGATGGTCGAGTGCAGGATCTAAccgagcagctcgaggccTGCCaggagctggccaaggacaTGCATCGGCTACGAGCCAAGCAGGAGGATCTGAAAAGGGTCATCATGGCAAGAGTGGATCCCAACCAGGCAGAGGCTGCGCGGTCTCTCCCTCTTAGTGCTGAACAGCAAACGCAGCAGAACGAGCTGAGGAGGGAATATACAAACTTCTCAAAGCTGCTTGCCGAAGCGGAAGAAGCACTGACTCTTCTCAAGACTCGCATTGCATCGCTTTCCAGTGCGTCCGGAAGGGGAACCACAAACGTTCCTACCGTGGAGGCCGTGATGAAGACCATCACGAAAATGACCAGCATGGTGGAGAAGCGTAGTGGAGACATTGATGTGTTGGAAACGCAGCTGCGGAGGATGCGGCTGGAGACCCCCAGCAGAGAGGAATCTCCTTCTTTCCGGACACCACAGTCAAGGAGGAGCATCTTGCTCTCTCCGGACGCGACACCGGCCCGTAGCATGCGCCAGAGCTTATCCAGCAGCGTCATGTCTCTTGGAACTCCGGTGAAGACGTCGACGCCACGAAAGAAGGCCAGCGGCTATAGCAGGGATGAAAAGGGAGATTTAATGGACAAGAAGGCCAAGCGACAGGCAATTCTTGGAAGATTGAAGGACAACGTACAGAAGAAGGGCGTTAGCGTGTGGAACATGGAAGATATTGAGTAA
- a CDS encoding proteasome subunit domain-containing protein: MPGFDFSNYNRNAALHARGVPLPRATSTGTTIVGCIFDGGVVIAADTRATSGPIVADKNCEKLHYISPQIWCAGAGTAADTEFTTALISSQLELHSLSTGRKPRVVTCMTLLKQHLFRHQGHIGAYLVVAGCDPTGTHLFTVHAHGSTDKLPYVTMGSGSLAAMSVFETQWKPDLTRDDAVKLCSDAILAGVWNDLGSGSNVDVAVITKEKTTLLRNYIKPNEKSAKLQSYRFPKGTTAVLNEKIITKSEIGRYATVVDLPVEGESMDVDT, translated from the exons atgccGGGCTTCGACTTCTCCAACTACAACCGCAATGCGGCCCTGCACGCCAGGGGAGTGCCTCTGCCCAGGGCGACGAGCACAGGAACAACCATTGTCGGATGTATCTTTGACGGCGGTGTTGTG ATTGCTGCCGATACGCGAGCCACCTCGGGCCCCATCGTCGCCGACAAGAACTGCGAAAAGCTTCACTACATCTCCCCCCAGATCTGGTGTGCCGGCGCCGGCACCGCCGCCGACACCGAGTTCACCACcgccctcatctcctcccAGCTCGAGCTGCACTCGCTCTCCACCGGCCGCAAGCCCCGCGTCGTCACCTGCATGACCCTCCTCAAGCAGCACCTGTTCCGCCACCAGGGCCACATCGGCGCCtacctcgtcgtcgccggctGCGACCCCACGGGCACCCACCTCTTCACCGTCCACGCCCACGGCAGCACCGACAAGCTCCCCTACGTCACCATGGGGTCGGGAAGTCTCGCGGCCATGAGCGTCTTTGAGACTCAGTGGAAGCCTGACTTGACAAGGGACGACGCCGTCAAGCTGTGCAGCGACGCCATTCTCGCTGGTGTCTGGAACGATCTGGGCTCTGGTTCAAACGTCGATGTTGCCGTCATtaccaaggagaagacgacCCTGCTGCGAAACTACATTAAGCCCAACGAGAAGAGCGCCAAGCTGCAGAGCTACCGCTTCCCCAAGGGCACCACGGCCGTTTTGAACGAAAAGATTATTACTAAGAGCGAGATCGGACGATACGCCACCGTGGTCGATTTACCAGTTGAGGGAGAGAGCATGGATGTTGATACCTAA